One genomic region from Bradyrhizobium icense encodes:
- a CDS encoding homoserine kinase, with the protein MAVYTDVAAEDLAEFLKGYDIGELLSYKGIAEGVENSNFLLHTSNGAFILTLYEKRVAVDDLPYFLSLMAHLAERGVRCPQPARNRKGEVYSELAGRPAAVINFLEGMWPRRPNAVHCTGVGEALAKMHLAGRDFPMFRKNPLSVEGWRPLFDLAAPRADSVAPGLQDFITRELDHLEACWPKDLPLGVIHADLFPDNVFFLGDKLSGLIDFPFSCNDILAYDVAICLNAWCFETDHSFNVTKARALLNAYGRERQLSEAEQEALPLLARGSALRFLLTRLVDFLNVPPGALVKPKDPLEYVRKLRFHRNVASVRDYGLTQAGCVA; encoded by the coding sequence ATGGCGGTTTACACCGACGTCGCCGCCGAAGACCTCGCGGAGTTCCTGAAAGGCTACGACATCGGCGAGTTGCTCTCCTACAAGGGCATCGCCGAGGGCGTCGAGAATTCCAACTTCCTGCTGCATACCAGCAACGGCGCCTTCATCCTCACGCTCTACGAAAAGCGCGTGGCGGTGGACGATTTGCCGTACTTCCTGTCGCTGATGGCGCATCTGGCCGAGCGCGGCGTGCGTTGCCCGCAGCCCGCCCGTAACCGCAAGGGCGAGGTCTACAGCGAACTGGCCGGGCGTCCGGCGGCGGTCATCAACTTCCTCGAGGGCATGTGGCCGCGCCGGCCCAACGCCGTGCATTGCACCGGCGTCGGCGAGGCGCTGGCGAAGATGCATCTGGCCGGCCGCGACTTCCCGATGTTCCGCAAGAATCCGTTGTCGGTCGAGGGCTGGCGGCCGTTGTTCGATCTCGCGGCACCGCGCGCCGACAGCGTCGCGCCTGGCTTGCAGGACTTCATCACGCGCGAGCTCGATCACCTCGAGGCGTGCTGGCCGAAAGATCTGCCGCTCGGCGTCATTCACGCCGATCTGTTTCCCGACAACGTCTTCTTCCTCGGCGACAAATTGTCGGGCCTGATCGACTTTCCGTTTTCCTGTAACGACATCCTGGCCTACGACGTCGCGATCTGCCTGAACGCGTGGTGTTTCGAGACCGATCATTCGTTCAACGTCACCAAGGCCCGCGCGCTGCTCAACGCCTACGGCCGCGAGCGGCAACTGTCCGAGGCCGAACAGGAAGCGCTGCCGCTGCTCGCGCGCGGCTCGGCACTGCGTTTCCTGCTGACGCGGCTGGTCGATTTTCTCAACGTGCCGCCGGGCGCGCTGGTGAAGCCGAAAGACCCGCTGGAATATGTCCGCAAGCTGCGCTTCCACCGGAATGTCGCCAGCGTGCGCGATTACGGCCTGACGCAAGCGGGATGCGTCGCTTGA
- a CDS encoding DUF1013 domain-containing protein, translating into MSNAPLMPKATAVWLVDNTALTFDQVADFTKMHPLEVRAIADGDAAQGIKGMDPISTGQLTRDEIEKGEKDPNYRLKLGESKVVLPPAAKKKGPRYTPVSRRHERPSAILWLVRNHPELKDAQIMRLVGTTKTTIASVRDRTHWNASTLTPMDPVTLGLCSQIELDFEVQRAAKEKPVPAAYGGATLLPASETTKKEPEFEPSEKTEDDLNVDAVFAKLKNIGGKKQDEEE; encoded by the coding sequence ATGAGCAATGCACCGCTGATGCCCAAGGCGACGGCCGTGTGGCTGGTCGATAACACGGCACTGACCTTCGACCAGGTGGCCGATTTCACCAAGATGCATCCCCTCGAGGTCCGCGCCATCGCCGACGGCGACGCCGCCCAGGGGATCAAGGGCATGGACCCGATCTCGACCGGGCAATTGACCCGGGACGAGATCGAAAAGGGCGAAAAGGACCCGAATTACCGTCTCAAGCTCGGCGAGAGCAAGGTGGTGCTGCCGCCGGCCGCCAAGAAGAAGGGCCCGCGCTACACCCCGGTATCGCGCCGCCACGAGCGGCCGAGCGCGATCCTGTGGCTGGTCCGCAATCACCCCGAATTGAAGGACGCGCAGATCATGCGCCTGGTCGGCACCACCAAGACCACCATCGCAAGCGTCCGCGACCGCACCCACTGGAATGCCTCGACGCTGACCCCGATGGACCCGGTTACGCTCGGCCTGTGCTCGCAGATCGAGCTCGATTTCGAGGTGCAGCGCGCGGCAAAGGAAAAGCCGGTGCCCGCGGCCTACGGCGGCGCCACCCTGCTCCCGGCCTCCGAGACCACGAAGAAGGAGCCGGAATTCGAGCCGAGCGAAAAGACGGAAGACGACCTCAACGTCGATGCCGTGTTCGCCAAGCTCAAGAATATCGGCGGCAAGAAGCAGGACGAGGAGGAGTAG
- a CDS encoding tetratricopeptide repeat protein, whose protein sequence is MRGNPDIRNLVAASLLWMAFAHGASATGTEPAKDLRIDPASCLAAGLAHDHDRTVHLCGALIDNAKTEKPDRIKALIARAAAYERKDMIDRAIADYDGVLRLDPAHADVHNARGELWRKKGDLPKAVADFAAAIKLNPDHVVARANHRALAQEAERQGALKAVAGKPSFNCGTARRKVEKAICANPELADLDREVQASYIRAAAGKMTPQQARRLRREQEEYIARRNAEYGRPGYDLKKEMQQRLQQINGIDGY, encoded by the coding sequence ATGCGAGGCAATCCCGATATCCGCAACCTGGTCGCGGCCTCTCTGCTGTGGATGGCGTTTGCGCATGGTGCATCGGCGACCGGGACCGAGCCAGCAAAGGATTTGCGGATCGATCCTGCGTCCTGTCTGGCTGCTGGCCTTGCACATGATCACGACAGGACGGTGCATCTCTGCGGTGCGCTGATCGACAATGCAAAGACCGAAAAGCCCGACCGCATCAAGGCGCTGATCGCGCGCGCCGCCGCCTACGAACGGAAGGACATGATCGATCGCGCCATCGCCGACTATGACGGCGTGTTGCGGCTCGATCCGGCGCACGCCGATGTTCACAACGCGCGCGGCGAACTCTGGCGCAAGAAAGGTGATCTGCCCAAGGCGGTGGCCGATTTTGCCGCGGCGATCAAGCTGAACCCGGACCACGTCGTCGCAAGAGCCAACCACCGGGCGCTGGCGCAGGAGGCGGAGCGGCAGGGCGCGCTGAAGGCGGTCGCCGGAAAGCCGAGCTTCAACTGCGGCACTGCCCGCCGCAAGGTGGAGAAGGCGATCTGCGCCAATCCCGAACTCGCCGATCTCGATCGCGAGGTTCAAGCGTCCTATATCAGGGCGGCCGCTGGGAAGATGACCCCACAGCAGGCGCGCAGGCTGCGGCGAGAGCAGGAGGAATACATCGCCCGCCGCAACGCGGAATACGGCCGGCCTGGCTATGATCTGAAGAAGGAGATGCAGCAGCGGCTGCAGCAGATCAACGGAATCGACGGATACTAG
- a CDS encoding DUF6494 family protein, translating to MNEDIFNTSLRKFLKQVGVTSQREIEKAVRDAIETGKLKGHEKLPAKMVLTIGGVALTHEVNDEIELG from the coding sequence ATGAACGAAGACATCTTCAATACCAGCCTGCGCAAGTTCCTGAAGCAAGTCGGCGTCACCTCGCAGCGCGAAATCGAAAAGGCGGTGCGCGACGCGATCGAGACGGGCAAGCTGAAGGGCCATGAGAAGTTGCCAGCGAAGATGGTTCTGACCATCGGTGGCGTCGCGCTCACGCATGAAGTGAACGACGAGATCGAGCTGGGCTAG
- the rnhA gene encoding ribonuclease HI, producing the protein MSELPNVTVFTDGACSGNPGPGGWGAILRFGDKEKELKGGEPHTTNNRMELMAAISALEALKKPCVVDLTTDSQYVRQGISGWIHGWKRNGWRTADKKPVKNVDLWQRLDAALKPHQVRWHWIKGHAGHAENERADQLAREGVAMARLQQRVGK; encoded by the coding sequence TTGAGCGAACTGCCTAACGTAACGGTCTTCACCGACGGCGCCTGTTCGGGCAATCCGGGCCCCGGCGGCTGGGGCGCGATCCTGAGGTTCGGCGACAAAGAGAAAGAACTGAAAGGCGGCGAGCCGCATACCACCAACAACCGCATGGAGCTGATGGCGGCGATCTCGGCGCTGGAAGCACTGAAAAAGCCGTGCGTGGTCGATCTCACTACCGACAGCCAGTATGTCCGCCAGGGCATCAGCGGCTGGATCCACGGCTGGAAGCGCAACGGCTGGCGCACGGCGGACAAGAAGCCCGTCAAGAACGTCGATCTCTGGCAGCGCCTCGACGCTGCGCTGAAGCCGCACCAGGTACGCTGGCACTGGATCAAGGGCCACGCCGGCCACGCCGAAAACGAGCGCGCCGACCAATTGGCCCGCGAGGGCGTGGCGATGGCGAGGCTGCAGCAGAGGGTGGGGAAATAG
- a CDS encoding peroxiredoxin, whose product MTIQVGDKLPEAKFRVMTAEGPQVKTTDDIFKGKKVALFAVPGAYTGTCHKMHLPSIFLNAYAIKDKGVNTIAIVSVNDAFVMNAWKRDTDQRDEAVFLADGNADFTKAIGMELDASGNGLGIRSKRYSMLVEDGVVKKLNLEPAPGKVEVSGGDTLLGQL is encoded by the coding sequence ATGACGATCCAAGTTGGCGACAAGCTGCCGGAAGCCAAGTTTCGCGTGATGACGGCGGAAGGACCGCAGGTCAAAACCACCGACGACATTTTCAAGGGCAAGAAGGTAGCGCTGTTCGCGGTGCCCGGCGCCTATACCGGCACCTGCCACAAGATGCACCTGCCGAGCATCTTCCTCAACGCCTATGCGATCAAGGACAAGGGCGTGAACACCATCGCCATCGTCTCCGTCAACGACGCCTTCGTGATGAATGCGTGGAAGCGCGACACGGACCAGCGCGACGAAGCCGTGTTCCTCGCCGACGGCAATGCCGACTTCACCAAGGCGATCGGCATGGAGCTAGATGCCTCCGGCAATGGCCTCGGCATCCGTTCCAAGCGCTACTCGATGCTGGTGGAAGACGGCGTCGTCAAGAAGCTCAACCTCGAGCCGGCACCCGGCAAGGTCGAGGTTTCCGGCGGCGATACGCTGCTGGGGCAGTTGTGA
- the ispH gene encoding 4-hydroxy-3-methylbut-2-enyl diphosphate reductase: MPAKPDLRIVLCSPRGFCAGVVRAIDTVERALAIYGAPVYVRHEIVHNRYVVDSLKTKGAIFVEELAEIPDNTNAPVVFSAHGVPKSVPADARARNFFSLDATCPLVTKVHREAAIHFKRGREILLIGHSHHPEVVGTLGQLPTGAVTLIETADDAKTFTPKDPNNLAFVTQTTLSIDDTAEIVALLKERFPNINGPHKEDICYATTNRQLAVKKVAPVVDALIVVGAPNSSNSQRLREVAEREGCPVSVLAQRASDLDWSRFEGIKSLGITAGASAPEVIVEEIMGAFAERFELHVETVSAAEENEFFPLPRSLRPEAAAE; encoded by the coding sequence ATGCCAGCCAAACCAGACCTCAGAATCGTGCTTTGTTCCCCCCGTGGCTTCTGCGCCGGGGTTGTGCGGGCTATCGATACCGTGGAGCGCGCGCTCGCCATCTATGGCGCCCCCGTCTATGTCCGGCACGAGATCGTGCACAACCGCTACGTGGTGGACAGCCTGAAGACCAAGGGCGCGATTTTCGTCGAGGAACTGGCTGAAATCCCCGACAATACCAACGCCCCGGTGGTGTTTTCGGCCCACGGGGTTCCCAAATCGGTGCCTGCGGATGCCAGGGCCCGCAATTTCTTCTCGCTCGACGCCACCTGCCCGCTGGTCACCAAGGTGCACCGCGAGGCCGCGATCCATTTCAAGCGCGGCCGTGAAATCCTGCTGATCGGGCATTCGCACCACCCCGAAGTGGTCGGCACGCTCGGCCAATTGCCGACGGGCGCGGTGACGCTGATCGAGACCGCCGACGATGCCAAGACATTTACGCCGAAGGATCCGAACAACCTCGCTTTCGTGACGCAAACGACGCTGTCGATCGACGATACCGCCGAGATCGTAGCTCTGCTCAAGGAGCGCTTCCCGAACATCAACGGCCCGCACAAGGAAGACATCTGCTACGCCACCACCAACCGCCAGCTCGCGGTGAAGAAGGTGGCGCCGGTGGTTGATGCCCTGATCGTGGTCGGCGCGCCGAACTCGTCGAACTCGCAGCGCCTGCGCGAAGTCGCCGAGCGCGAGGGCTGCCCGGTCTCGGTGCTGGCGCAGCGCGCCTCGGATCTCGACTGGTCGCGCTTCGAGGGCATCAAGAGTCTCGGCATCACGGCGGGCGCGTCCGCGCCGGAAGTGATCGTCGAGGAGATCATGGGCGCCTTCGCCGAGCGCTTCGAATTGCATGTGGAGACGGTGTCGGCCGCGGAGGAGAACGAGTTCTTCCCGCTGCCGCGCTCGCTGCGGCCCGAAGCTGCCGCCGAGTAG
- a CDS encoding propionyl-CoA synthetase, with translation MNIQDNSRYHEVHARSLADPEAFWAEAAREIDWIEPAKKIFDPSMGVYGQWFAGAAVNTCYNALDRHVAGGRADQVALIHDSPLTDTISKFTYAEMLKEVQTLAAVMTDFGVAKGDRVILYMPLVPEAVFAMLACARIGAVHSVVFGGFAAKELATRIEDAKPKLILSASCGIEPGRIVQYKPLLDEAIKLSSVKPQACIILQRPQHLCELTAGRDHDWAALRRAALDAGKAAPCTPVLATDPLYILYTSGTTGIPKGVVRDNGGHLVALKWSMFNLYGVKPGEVWWCGSDIGWVVGHSYIVYGPLIHGATSIMYEGKPIGTPDAGAFWRVISEHKAVALFTAPTAFRAIRKEDPDGAFIRKYDLSKFRTLFLAGERADPPTVEWAEAQLKVPVIDHWWQTETGWCIAGNPVGLGMLPVKHGSPTVPMPGYQVDVVDEASRPVPAGTMGSIVIKLPMPPGCLPTLWQQDERFKEAYLTEFPGYYKTSDAGYKDEDGYVWVMGRTDDIINVAGHRLSTGGMEEILASHPDVAECAVLGIKDAIKGEVPCGFLVLKAGVTRKPAEIEKEIVALVREKLGPVAAFKLAITVGRLPKTRSGKILRGTIKKIADGESWTMPATIEDPKVLDEIGDALKGRV, from the coding sequence ATGAACATCCAAGACAACAGCCGCTACCACGAGGTCCATGCCCGCTCGCTGGCGGACCCGGAAGCATTTTGGGCCGAGGCGGCGCGCGAGATCGACTGGATCGAGCCGGCCAAAAAGATCTTCGATCCCTCGATGGGCGTCTATGGCCAATGGTTCGCCGGCGCCGCGGTCAATACCTGTTACAACGCGCTCGACCGCCATGTCGCGGGCGGACGCGCCGACCAGGTCGCGCTGATCCACGATTCGCCGCTTACCGATACCATCTCGAAATTCACCTACGCCGAGATGCTGAAGGAGGTGCAGACGCTCGCCGCCGTGATGACCGATTTCGGCGTCGCCAAGGGCGACCGCGTCATCCTCTATATGCCGCTGGTCCCGGAAGCGGTTTTTGCGATGCTGGCCTGTGCGCGCATCGGTGCAGTGCACAGTGTGGTGTTCGGCGGCTTTGCTGCGAAAGAACTTGCGACCCGGATCGAGGACGCCAAGCCCAAGCTGATCTTATCGGCGAGTTGCGGGATCGAGCCTGGCCGCATCGTGCAATACAAGCCGCTGCTCGACGAGGCGATCAAACTCTCCAGTGTCAAGCCGCAGGCTTGCATTATCCTGCAGCGGCCGCAGCATCTTTGCGAACTCACGGCCGGCCGCGATCACGACTGGGCGGCGCTGCGCCGCGCGGCGCTCGACGCCGGCAAGGCCGCACCCTGCACGCCGGTGCTCGCGACCGATCCGCTTTATATTCTCTATACCTCAGGCACCACGGGAATTCCCAAGGGTGTCGTGCGCGACAATGGCGGGCATCTGGTCGCGCTGAAATGGTCGATGTTCAATCTCTACGGCGTCAAGCCCGGCGAAGTCTGGTGGTGCGGCTCCGATATCGGCTGGGTGGTCGGCCACAGCTACATCGTCTACGGCCCGCTGATTCATGGCGCGACCTCGATCATGTATGAGGGCAAGCCGATCGGCACGCCGGACGCCGGCGCGTTCTGGCGCGTCATTTCCGAGCACAAGGCCGTCGCGCTGTTCACTGCGCCGACCGCCTTCCGTGCCATCCGCAAGGAGGATCCGGACGGTGCCTTCATCCGCAAATACGATCTGTCGAAGTTCCGCACACTGTTTTTGGCCGGCGAGCGCGCCGATCCGCCGACGGTGGAATGGGCGGAGGCGCAGTTGAAGGTGCCGGTCATCGATCACTGGTGGCAGACCGAGACCGGCTGGTGCATCGCCGGCAACCCGGTGGGCCTTGGCATGTTGCCGGTCAAGCATGGCTCGCCGACGGTGCCGATGCCGGGCTATCAGGTGGACGTGGTCGACGAGGCCTCCAGGCCGGTGCCGGCGGGCACCATGGGCTCGATCGTGATCAAGCTGCCGATGCCGCCCGGCTGCCTGCCGACACTGTGGCAGCAGGATGAGCGCTTCAAGGAAGCCTACCTCACCGAGTTTCCCGGCTACTACAAGACGTCTGATGCCGGCTACAAAGATGAGGACGGCTATGTCTGGGTGATGGGCCGTACCGACGATATCATCAATGTCGCCGGCCATAGGCTTTCCACCGGCGGCATGGAGGAAATTCTGGCCTCTCACCCCGATGTCGCCGAATGCGCAGTGCTCGGCATCAAGGACGCGATCAAGGGCGAAGTGCCTTGCGGCTTCCTGGTGCTGAAGGCCGGCGTCACACGCAAGCCGGCCGAGATCGAAAAGGAGATCGTGGCGCTGGTGCGCGAAAAACTTGGTCCCGTCGCAGCCTTCAAGCTCGCGATCACGGTCGGCCGTTTGCCGAAGACGCGTTCCGGAAAAATCCTGCGCGGCACCATCAAGAAGATCGCCGACGGCGAAAGCTGGACCATGCCGGCGACGATCGAGGATCCCAAGGTGCTCGACGAAATCGGCGATGCGCTGAAGGGCAGGGTGTGA